From one Shewanella sp. GD04112 genomic stretch:
- a CDS encoding HU family DNA-binding protein: MNKAQLIQRIATSLEQSQASTKPVVEQILQQIHIALSEGEKVFLPQFGTFELRYHLPKLGRNPQTGETIEIAGFNQPSFKAATALKQAINE, from the coding sequence ATGAACAAAGCACAACTTATCCAACGTATCGCCACTTCGCTTGAACAGTCCCAGGCCAGCACTAAACCTGTTGTCGAACAGATCCTACAACAGATCCATATCGCCTTAAGCGAAGGTGAAAAAGTCTTCCTGCCACAATTTGGCACCTTCGAATTACGTTATCATTTACCTAAATTGGGTCGAAACCCGCAAACTGGCGAGACGATTGAGATTGCAGGCTTTAACCAGCCAAGCTTTAAGGCCGCGACAGCACTTAAACAAGCGATAAATGAGTAG
- a CDS encoding PIN domain-containing protein, giving the protein MKWAFIDYENVGNLEKIDLSIYQKIIIFLGAKQPKIDFGEKKYDKPLEIIVIQLKATQSNNLDFHLSYYLGCYESTASENVTFDIISNDNGFAPLIAHIKSNGRICKHIKLATVENISAKLLHSLTSKPKEKRPKKVDSLRNHIASHMGIKGNQIAIQGYLNKLINDKVISVSGDKVSYHR; this is encoded by the coding sequence GTGAAGTGGGCATTTATTGACTATGAAAACGTCGGTAATTTAGAAAAAATCGACCTTTCTATATACCAAAAAATAATCATATTCCTTGGAGCAAAGCAACCCAAGATAGATTTTGGTGAAAAAAAGTATGACAAGCCACTTGAAATCATCGTTATTCAACTGAAAGCAACCCAGTCAAATAATCTAGACTTTCATCTATCATATTATCTCGGATGTTATGAGAGCACTGCGAGTGAAAACGTAACCTTCGACATCATTTCAAACGATAATGGTTTTGCTCCACTTATCGCACATATAAAATCAAATGGACGTATCTGTAAGCATATTAAGCTTGCAACAGTAGAAAATATCAGCGCAAAATTACTGCATAGTTTAACTTCGAAGCCAAAAGAGAAACGCCCGAAAAAAGTTGACTCCTTACGTAACCATATCGCTTCTCATATGGGGATTAAAGGTAATCAAATCGCAATCCAAGGCTACTTAAATAAATTGATTAATGACAAAGTGATTTCAGTGTCTGGAGATAAGGTAAGTTATCATCGCTAA
- a CDS encoding IS3-like element ISSpu6 family transposase (programmed frameshift): protein MARYSPERKEAILKKLLPPHNLTVAEVAREEGIAVQTLYHWRDIARKEGRPVPGKTLTADDWSAEAKLAVIIETAPLSEAEINQYCREKGLFREQVQQWKQDCLAGFQTSEVQTKTIKQQAKADKAEIKSLQRELRYKEKALAEAAALLVLRKKPQCALGGRQRGELTPLPERIALIALIQEAYTNGARLYKACAETGLSKRTYRRWYREGQVQADLRPTAARPEPANKLEEHERQQILSVCNQAEYASLPPSQIVPTLLDNGIYIASESSFYRVLNAHGQLNHRGRTQAAVNRSKPLSYRADGPNQVWSWDITYLASIVKGQFYYLYLFEDIYSRKIVGYEVHEQESGEYAAALIQRCLLREQCFNTPLVLHSDNGAPMKSLTMKAKLEELGITASLSRPRVSNDNPFSESLFKTLKYRPQWPASGFSCLATAREWVEKFVTWYNDEHKHSQLNFVSPGQRHALQDGAILAKRKKVLEAAKERKPMRWSTEIRNCEAVGAVTLNPDKAPEEGVINAA from the exons ATGGCTCGGTATTCACCAGAACGTAAAGAAGCGATCCTTAAAAAATTATTACCTCCTCACAACTTAACGGTCGCAGAGGTCGCTCGGGAAGAAGGCATCGCGGTGCAAACCTTGTATCATTGGCGAGATATTGCCAGAAAAGAAGGTCGCCCCGTGCCAGGTAAAACATTAACAGCCGATGATTGGTCGGCTGAAGCAAAACTTGCCGTGATTATTGAAACAGCGCCGCTGTCGGAAGCGGAGATAAACCAGTATTGCCGTGAAAAGGGCTTGTTCCGCGAGCAAGTACAGCAGTGGAAACAGGATTGTTTAGCTGGTTTTCAAACCTCAGAAGTACAAACTAAAACCATTAAACAGCAGGCTAAGGCTGACAAAGCCGAAATCAAATCGCTGCAACGGGAATTGCGCTATAAGGAGAAAGCGCTGGCTGAAGCTGCTGCGTTACTGGTGCTCAGAAAAAAGC CTCAATGCGCTCTGGGGGGACGACAGCGAGGAGAGCTAACCCCCTTGCCTGAGCGCATAGCATTGATTGCCTTAATCCAAGAGGCCTATACCAATGGTGCTCGCCTTTATAAGGCTTGTGCTGAAACGGGCCTCAGTAAGCGTACCTATCGACGTTGGTATCGAGAAGGTCAAGTGCAAGCTGATTTAAGGCCAACAGCAGCTCGACCAGAGCCAGCAAATAAACTCGAAGAACATGAGCGACAACAGATATTAAGTGTGTGCAATCAAGCGGAGTACGCCAGCTTACCCCCGTCGCAAATTGTGCCAACATTATTAGATAACGGGATTTATATCGCCTCGGAATCCAGCTTCTACAGAGTGTTAAATGCTCATGGTCAACTTAACCATCGTGGCCGCACTCAGGCTGCGGTCAATCGAAGCAAACCGTTGAGTTATCGGGCAGATGGGCCGAATCAAGTGTGGTCATGGGACATCACTTATTTAGCCTCAATCGTCAAAGGCCAGTTCTACTATTTGTACCTGTTTGAAGATATTTACAGTAGAAAAATAGTGGGTTACGAAGTTCATGAGCAAGAAAGTGGGGAATATGCCGCTGCGCTAATCCAACGCTGTCTGTTACGCGAGCAATGCTTTAACACGCCATTAGTGCTGCATTCTGATAATGGGGCGCCGATGAAGTCACTGACCATGAAAGCCAAGCTGGAAGAGCTTGGTATTACGGCATCATTAAGTCGGCCGCGGGTGAGTAATGACAACCCCTTTTCAGAGTCGTTATTTAAAACGTTGAAATACCGCCCACAGTGGCCGGCATCAGGTTTTAGCTGCTTAGCAACAGCAAGAGAATGGGTGGAAAAGTTTGTAACCTGGTACAACGATGAGCATAAACACAGCCAGCTAAATTTTGTCTCACCAGGGCAACGTCATGCACTGCAAGATGGCGCTATTTTAGCGAAGCGCAAGAAAGTGCTTGAGGCGGCGAAGGAAAGAAAACCGATGCGTTGGTCTACAGAGATCAGAAATTGTGAAGCGGTTGGCGCTGTAACACTCAACCCAGATAAGGCACCAGAAGAAGGCGTAATAAATGCAGCTTAA
- a CDS encoding ABC transporter ATP-binding protein, which yields MILIQCQGLSKHYGSKKALNNVNLTLESGAPIALVGPNGAGKTTLFSLLCGYLTPSAGTVRILGEAPNSPALLGQIAALPQDATLDPNLTIISQLSFFARLQGMDSKQANQEALRVLNLVDLAEVAQQKPPSLSHGMSKRVAIAQALIGSPKLVLLDEPTAGLDPANAKKIRELVRTLSPTTTFVISSHNLDELEKLCDQVLYLDKGELGQSISMRSSNSGSDYLTLTMESCDSEALIQAVGQIAGVVNITSKQAHVFVIQLDDTANRHYEFETALVALFKQQHWQYKMLLKGRTLEETLFS from the coding sequence ATGATCCTCATTCAATGCCAAGGACTGTCCAAACACTATGGCAGTAAAAAAGCGCTCAATAACGTTAACTTAACCCTCGAATCGGGAGCGCCCATCGCCTTGGTTGGCCCTAACGGTGCAGGTAAAACCACGCTATTTAGCCTACTTTGTGGTTACCTCACCCCAAGCGCGGGCACGGTGCGTATTCTGGGAGAAGCGCCAAATAGTCCAGCATTATTAGGGCAAATTGCCGCCCTGCCACAGGATGCAACGCTCGATCCCAATTTGACCATTATCAGCCAGTTAAGCTTCTTTGCGCGTCTTCAAGGAATGGATAGCAAGCAGGCAAATCAAGAAGCCCTGCGAGTGCTGAATTTAGTGGACTTAGCCGAGGTGGCGCAGCAAAAGCCACCGAGCCTGAGCCATGGGATGAGTAAACGTGTGGCGATTGCCCAAGCCTTAATCGGCTCGCCTAAACTGGTATTACTCGATGAGCCAACCGCAGGACTCGATCCCGCCAATGCAAAGAAAATCCGTGAACTCGTCAGAACGCTCTCACCCACAACCACTTTTGTGATCAGCTCACACAACTTGGACGAACTCGAGAAGCTCTGTGACCAAGTGCTGTATCTAGATAAAGGTGAGCTGGGCCAATCGATTTCGATGCGCTCATCCAATAGCGGCAGTGATTATCTCACCCTCACCATGGAAAGCTGCGACAGTGAAGCGCTCATCCAAGCCGTCGGTCAAATAGCCGGTGTAGTGAATATCACCTCAAAACAAGCCCATGTATTTGTTATCCAATTGGATGACACGGCAAATCGCCATTATGAGTTTGAAACCGCCCTAGTCGCCCTGTTTAAGCAGCAGCATTGGCAATATAAGATGCTGCTGAAAGGGCGCACGTTGGAAGAAACGTTATTTTCTTAA
- a CDS encoding ABC transporter permease subunit — MTPNAPSTFNNMLLIAGFECRKFLFNLRGIIALIAFALVWGMLLLYPIQGASTLLMQPNIKDLIDGLLGSQALNVLFDWPVAEMAIFWCFALYLFPMFSILIAADQFSSDKSRGTLRFYTLRTSKDSLLFGRFLGQILIQGLLILLTILATIALALTRDIGLLLPALTSGALVGINLLIVILPFTAVMTLLSLYANTARQAMVLATILWTVVSIALLILGNQSSLFEGLQWILPGAQLSNMVNTNGLQSFAYAPIPLLQTAFALFLGRVYIQRSQL; from the coding sequence ATGACACCAAACGCTCCCAGTACATTCAACAACATGCTTTTGATCGCTGGCTTTGAATGTCGCAAATTTCTATTTAACCTTCGCGGGATTATCGCCCTGATCGCCTTTGCATTAGTGTGGGGCATGCTGTTGCTCTACCCCATCCAAGGCGCTTCGACCCTATTAATGCAGCCCAATATCAAAGATCTGATCGACGGTCTCTTAGGCAGCCAAGCACTCAATGTGCTGTTTGACTGGCCCGTGGCGGAAATGGCTATCTTCTGGTGCTTTGCGCTGTATCTGTTTCCCATGTTCAGTATTTTGATTGCCGCCGATCAGTTCTCCTCAGACAAATCCCGCGGCACATTGCGCTTCTATACCCTAAGAACCAGCAAAGACAGCCTACTCTTCGGCCGCTTTTTGGGGCAAATATTGATCCAAGGTCTACTGATCTTATTGACTATCCTCGCCACCATAGCGCTGGCACTCACTCGCGATATCGGCTTGTTATTACCCGCATTAACGTCGGGTGCCTTGGTCGGCATCAACTTGCTTATCGTGATTTTACCCTTTACCGCGGTCATGACCCTATTGTCCCTCTATGCCAACACGGCAAGACAGGCCATGGTGCTCGCCACCATCTTGTGGACTGTAGTCTCGATTGCACTATTGATTTTGGGTAATCAATCCAGCTTATTTGAAGGCTTACAATGGATATTGCCTGGCGCTCAACTGTCGAACATGGTCAACACCAATGGACTCCAGAGCTTTGCCTACGCACCAATCCCCCTATTACAAACCGCATTCGCCCTCTTCCTTGGCCGCGTTTATATCCAAAGGAGTCAACTATGA
- a CDS encoding DUF480 domain-containing protein encodes MELTLHEARVIGCLLEKEVTTPEQYPLSLNALTLACNQKTSRDPVLDLSEAQVQDALDSLNKKRLISEQSGFGSRVVKYKHRFCNTEFSELQLSSAALAIVCLLLLRGPQTPGELRTRSNRLHDFKDVLEVEACIKQLMERDKPVLAQLPREPGKRECRYTELFSQGAEQVSAASFTSATNADAQPLNEQDRQQLEARVTQLEEQVAELKDKLDSLIASLS; translated from the coding sequence ATGGAACTCACGTTACACGAAGCCAGAGTTATCGGTTGTCTACTTGAAAAAGAAGTCACCACCCCAGAGCAATACCCTCTTTCGCTCAATGCCCTGACCCTCGCCTGTAATCAAAAAACCAGCCGCGATCCCGTATTGGACTTAAGCGAAGCGCAGGTTCAAGACGCCCTCGATTCATTGAATAAAAAGCGACTTATCAGCGAGCAATCCGGCTTTGGTAGCCGAGTCGTCAAATACAAGCACAGATTCTGCAACACCGAATTTAGCGAGTTACAACTTTCCAGCGCGGCGCTAGCTATTGTGTGCTTGCTGCTGCTTCGCGGCCCACAAACGCCGGGCGAGTTGCGAACCCGCAGCAACAGGCTGCATGACTTTAAAGATGTGCTCGAAGTGGAAGCCTGCATTAAGCAATTGATGGAGCGAGATAAACCCGTGCTAGCCCAACTGCCACGGGAACCAGGTAAGCGTGAATGCCGTTACACTGAGTTATTCTCCCAAGGTGCTGAGCAGGTCAGCGCCGCGTCATTCACCAGTGCCACAAATGCAGATGCCCAGCCGCTAAATGAGCAGGATAGACAACAACTGGAAGCGAGAGTTACGCAGCTTGAAGAGCAAGTAGCTGAACTTAAAGATAAGTTAGACTCGCTTATCGCTTCTTTATCCTAA
- a CDS encoding S1-like domain-containing RNA-binding protein, with the protein MVQIGKTCKLEVVKQVSFGVYLNAHEFGQVLLPNKATPKDCQVGDWLEVFLYLDSEDIVIATTRRPLAQVGEFAYLKAVATGPYGAFLDWGLDKDLLLPFGEQHKPIEEGRSYLVYVHVNRADERIVASSKIDKFLDKTPAQYEVGQQVDLYIGGTTDLGYKAIINHAHWGVIYQNEVFQKLRFGQRVKGFIKQVRRDGKIDLVLQQGSKQELDKHAHIILVKLKQAGGFLPLTDKTDAEVIYEQLGMSKKAFKKSIGGLFKAGKLSIDDDGLRLTEAD; encoded by the coding sequence ATGGTACAGATAGGAAAAACCTGCAAACTTGAGGTGGTAAAACAAGTCAGCTTCGGTGTGTATTTAAATGCCCACGAATTTGGCCAAGTGTTACTGCCCAACAAAGCCACCCCAAAAGATTGCCAAGTCGGTGACTGGCTAGAGGTCTTTTTATATCTGGACTCTGAAGATATCGTCATTGCCACTACGCGCAGACCACTTGCGCAAGTCGGTGAGTTTGCCTATCTAAAAGCCGTGGCAACGGGTCCTTACGGGGCATTTTTAGACTGGGGATTAGATAAAGATCTGCTACTGCCCTTTGGTGAGCAGCATAAACCCATCGAAGAGGGTCGCTCTTACCTCGTTTACGTGCATGTTAACCGCGCGGATGAACGTATTGTCGCCTCATCAAAAATTGATAAGTTCCTCGATAAAACTCCAGCTCAGTACGAAGTGGGTCAACAGGTTGACTTATATATCGGTGGCACTACAGATTTAGGCTACAAAGCCATTATTAACCATGCCCACTGGGGCGTGATTTACCAAAATGAAGTGTTCCAAAAGCTGCGTTTTGGCCAAAGAGTGAAAGGTTTTATCAAACAAGTGCGCCGCGATGGCAAAATCGATTTGGTCTTGCAGCAAGGCAGTAAGCAAGAGCTCGATAAGCACGCACACATTATCTTAGTGAAACTTAAGCAAGCGGGTGGATTCTTACCGCTGACCGATAAAACCGATGCCGAAGTGATTTACGAGCAACTCGGCATGAGCAAAAAAGCCTTCAAGAAGAGCATCGGCGGCCTGTTTAAAGCGGGCAAGTTAAGCATCGATGATGATGGCTTACGTCTGACTGAAGCAGACTGA
- the speA gene encoding biosynthetic arginine decarboxylase: MNDWSIDAARAGYNVTHWSQGFYGISDQGEVTVSPDPKNPDHKIGLNELAKDMVKAGVALPVLVRFPQILHHRVNSLCQAFDQAIQKYEYQADYLLVYPIKVNQQKTVVEEILASQASKEVPQLGLEAGSKPELMAVLAMAQKASSVIVCNGYKDNEYIRLALIGEKLGHKVYIVLEKLSELKMVLAESKRLGVKPRLGLRARLAFQGKGKWQASGGEKSKFGLSAAQILTVVDQLKENDMLDSLQLLHFHLGSQIANIRDIRQGVSEAARFYCELRELGASINCFDVGGGLAVDYDGTRSQSNNSMNYGLSEYANNIVNVLTDICNEYEQPMPRIISESGRHLTAHHAVLITDVIGTEAYQVEEIQPPAEESPQLLHNMWQSWTEISGRADQRALIEIYHDSQSDLQEAQSLFALGQLSLAERAWAEQANLRVCHEVQGLLSTKNRYHRPIIDELNEKLADKFFVNFSLFQSLPDAWGIDQVFPVLPLSGLDKAPERRAVMLDITCDSDGIVDQYVDGQGIETTLPVPAWSAESPYLMGFFMVGAYQEILGDMHNLFGDTNSAVVSIEENGMTNIESVLAGDTVADVLRYVNLDAVDFMRTYEELVNQHIAEEERAQILEELQVGLKGYTYLEDFS; encoded by the coding sequence ATGAATGATTGGTCTATTGATGCTGCTCGTGCTGGGTACAACGTTACCCACTGGAGCCAAGGGTTTTATGGGATCAGCGACCAAGGTGAGGTGACTGTGTCGCCGGATCCTAAGAATCCTGATCACAAGATTGGCTTAAATGAGCTAGCAAAAGACATGGTTAAAGCAGGGGTCGCTTTACCTGTATTAGTTCGTTTCCCGCAAATTCTGCACCACAGAGTGAACAGTTTGTGCCAAGCATTCGACCAAGCGATACAAAAATATGAGTATCAGGCGGACTATTTGCTGGTTTACCCCATTAAAGTAAACCAACAAAAAACTGTGGTAGAAGAGATCCTTGCGAGCCAAGCATCAAAAGAAGTTCCACAATTAGGCCTAGAAGCCGGCAGTAAGCCAGAATTAATGGCTGTATTAGCCATGGCGCAAAAAGCCAGTTCAGTGATCGTGTGTAACGGTTACAAAGATAACGAATACATTCGTTTAGCCTTAATTGGTGAAAAGTTAGGCCATAAGGTCTACATCGTTTTAGAAAAACTGTCTGAGCTGAAGATGGTGTTGGCCGAGTCTAAGCGTTTAGGGGTAAAACCTCGCTTAGGTCTACGTGCGCGCCTGGCATTCCAAGGTAAAGGCAAGTGGCAAGCCAGCGGTGGCGAAAAGTCTAAGTTCGGTTTATCTGCGGCGCAGATTTTAACTGTGGTAGATCAGTTAAAAGAAAACGACATGTTGGATTCGCTGCAGTTATTGCATTTCCACTTAGGTTCGCAAATCGCCAACATCCGCGATATTCGTCAAGGTGTGAGCGAAGCGGCGCGTTTCTACTGTGAATTACGTGAGTTAGGCGCCAGCATTAACTGCTTCGACGTTGGCGGTGGTTTAGCGGTGGATTACGACGGCACTCGTAGCCAAAGTAACAACTCAATGAACTATGGCTTAAGCGAATACGCGAACAACATCGTGAACGTGCTTACCGATATCTGTAATGAATACGAGCAACCTATGCCACGTATTATTTCAGAATCTGGCCGTCACTTAACGGCGCACCATGCCGTGTTGATCACCGATGTTATTGGTACTGAAGCCTATCAGGTAGAAGAAATCCAGCCGCCAGCGGAAGAGTCGCCACAGCTGCTGCACAACATGTGGCAATCTTGGACCGAGATCAGCGGCCGCGCTGATCAACGTGCACTGATTGAGATTTATCACGATAGCCAAAGTGACCTGCAAGAAGCGCAATCGCTATTTGCTTTAGGTCAATTAAGCTTGGCGGAACGTGCGTGGGCTGAGCAGGCGAACCTGCGTGTATGTCACGAAGTTCAAGGTTTGTTAAGCACTAAAAACCGTTACCACAGACCGATTATCGATGAGTTAAACGAAAAGTTAGCCGATAAGTTCTTCGTTAACTTCTCTTTATTCCAATCGTTACCGGATGCTTGGGGTATCGATCAGGTGTTCCCTGTGCTGCCACTGTCTGGTTTAGACAAAGCGCCAGAGCGCCGCGCAGTGATGCTGGACATCACCTGTGACTCTGACGGTATTGTTGACCAATACGTAGATGGCCAAGGAATTGAAACCACGCTGCCCGTTCCGGCTTGGAGCGCTGAAAGCCCTTATCTGATGGGCTTCTTTATGGTTGGTGCCTATCAAGAGATTTTAGGTGATATGCACAACCTGTTTGGTGATACCAACTCTGCGGTGGTGAGCATCGAAGAGAACGGTATGACCAACATTGAGTCGGTCCTTGCCGGTGATACAGTTGCTGACGTACTGCGCTATGTTAACTTAGATGCCGTTGACTTTATGCGTACTTACGAAGAGTTAGTGAATCAGCACATTGCTGAAGAAGAACGCGCCCAGATTTTAGAAGAACTGCAAGTGGGCCTAAAAGGTTACACTTATTTAGAAGATTTTTCTTAA
- a CDS encoding adenosylmethionine decarboxylase has protein sequence MFFEGAEKKLEIRLTPKLASLRQREYGFWSTLVACANAEILSTISNHACDAYLLSESSLFVWDDKILLLTCGNSTLVDAACHFINAVGVEHIAALCYQRKNEYQAQLQSTSFADDIAKLRTLIPGKAFRVGHLDSHHHYLFCSDNQFCTGDLFCTDSQVMPSTETCLELMMYHIRGELADYLKLPTQTEQGIYQRLEFQQLFPDFQFDMHCFQPAGFSLNAIRGTDYVTLHITPSMGQGEHSYVSFETNLDLATYPHPVVARLVNGFSPTSWDLIGFDQHILTEGFPAHLCLGQAMVTTASGGEITFSHYQQLETQVLQPEFM, from the coding sequence ATGTTTTTTGAAGGCGCGGAAAAAAAGCTTGAGATCAGACTCACTCCCAAGTTGGCGTCATTACGCCAACGAGAGTATGGCTTTTGGTCAACCTTAGTGGCCTGCGCCAATGCGGAAATCCTGTCCACAATCAGTAATCATGCCTGCGATGCCTATCTGCTGAGTGAATCCAGTCTGTTCGTTTGGGATGATAAGATTCTGCTGCTCACCTGTGGTAATAGCACCCTAGTGGATGCCGCCTGCCATTTTATCAACGCCGTAGGCGTGGAGCACATCGCCGCGCTCTGTTATCAGCGCAAGAATGAATACCAAGCTCAGCTACAAAGCACGAGCTTTGCGGACGATATTGCTAAGTTGCGGACTTTGATCCCCGGCAAAGCCTTTCGAGTGGGTCATTTAGACTCACATCATCACTATCTGTTTTGTAGTGACAATCAGTTTTGTACTGGCGATCTGTTTTGTACAGACAGCCAAGTTATGCCCTCAACCGAGACTTGCCTTGAACTGATGATGTACCACATCCGTGGCGAGCTTGCCGATTATCTCAAGCTGCCAACACAAACTGAGCAGGGGATTTATCAACGGCTTGAATTTCAGCAACTCTTTCCCGATTTTCAGTTTGATATGCATTGTTTTCAGCCTGCTGGTTTTTCGTTGAATGCGATACGCGGGACTGACTATGTTACCTTGCATATCACCCCATCTATGGGGCAAGGGGAACATTCCTATGTGAGCTTCGAGACTAATCTCGATTTAGCGACTTACCCCCATCCCGTTGTGGCGCGATTAGTTAATGGATTCTCCCCAACGAGTTGGGACTTGATTGGTTTTGATCAGCACATTCTTACCGAAGGATTCCCCGCTCATCTGTGTCTAGGCCAAGCCATGGTCACCACAGCATCAGGGGGGGAGATAACTTTTAGTCATTATCAACAACTCGAAACCCAAGTATTACAGCCCGAGTTTATGTAG
- the pdxH gene encoding pyridoxamine 5'-phosphate oxidase: MTDLSDIRREYTKGGLRRADLPQNPMQLFELWMTQARDAELSDPTAMCVATVDEHGQPYQRIVLLKRFDDSGFVFFTNLGSRKAQQIAANNKVSLHFPWHPIERQVSILGEAQPLSTAEVLKYFMTRPKDSQIAAWVSQQSSKLSARQVLEGKFFEMKAKFAKGDVPLPSFWGGYLVKPSSIEFWQGGEHRLHDRFLYTRQADEWVIDRLAP; the protein is encoded by the coding sequence ATGACAGATCTCAGTGATATTCGCCGCGAATACACCAAAGGCGGTCTAAGACGCGCCGATTTACCCCAAAATCCCATGCAGCTATTCGAGTTATGGATGACGCAAGCTCGCGATGCCGAGCTGAGCGATCCCACGGCGATGTGTGTTGCCACCGTCGATGAGCATGGTCAGCCCTATCAGCGAATTGTGCTATTAAAGCGCTTCGATGACTCGGGATTTGTGTTCTTCACTAACCTAGGTAGCCGAAAAGCGCAGCAGATCGCAGCCAATAACAAGGTGAGTCTGCATTTTCCCTGGCATCCGATTGAACGCCAAGTATCGATTCTTGGTGAGGCGCAGCCACTCTCTACCGCCGAAGTGCTGAAATACTTTATGACCCGTCCTAAGGATAGCCAGATTGCGGCTTGGGTGTCACAGCAGTCGAGCAAACTGAGCGCGCGACAAGTGCTCGAAGGTAAGTTCTTTGAAATGAAAGCCAAATTTGCCAAGGGTGATGTGCCCTTACCGAGTTTTTGGGGCGGCTACTTAGTCAAACCCTCGAGCATCGAGTTTTGGCAGGGCGGTGAGCACAGGCTGCACGATCGTTTTCTCTACACTCGCCAAGCGGATGAATGGGTCATTGACCGTTTAGCACCTTAA
- a CDS encoding YaiI/YqxD family protein, with product MGQYKIWVDADACPNPIKEILFRAAERKSLPLVLVANQMLRVPPSPYISQVRVGSGFDVADQYIVDHVEATHLVITADIPLAAQVIEKGALALNPRGELYTTDNIRQKLTMRDFMEDLRSSGVHTGGPDALSAADKQAFANSLDKWLVRV from the coding sequence GTGGGACAGTATAAGATTTGGGTCGATGCCGATGCCTGCCCAAACCCGATTAAAGAGATTTTATTTCGCGCGGCTGAGCGAAAGTCGCTGCCGCTAGTGCTGGTGGCGAACCAAATGCTGCGGGTGCCACCATCGCCTTATATCAGCCAAGTGCGTGTCGGCTCAGGTTTTGATGTGGCAGATCAATACATTGTCGACCATGTTGAGGCTACGCATTTAGTGATCACCGCCGATATCCCGTTGGCGGCGCAAGTGATTGAAAAGGGCGCGCTGGCGCTTAATCCCCGCGGCGAACTCTACACTACGGACAATATTCGCCAAAAACTGACGATGCGCGATTTTATGGAAGACTTACGTTCATCGGGCGTGCATACCGGTGGCCCTGATGCCTTATCGGCGGCGGATAAACAGGCTTTTGCTAATAGTTTAGATAAGTGGCTGGTGCGAGTTTAA
- a CDS encoding YceI family protein — MKKWIGIAALSTLVSFSCAAQWQVMEQDSRVSFVSVKKGDIAEVHHFKQLNGVLKDNGQFELTIPLMSVATGIDVRDERMQNLLFEVSLYPELKLSSQVDTKMLKDLAVGETKVADIDGKISLHGKQQTKTFSVILTKVSDNKLMVSSFQPIIVNANEFDLVSGVDKLRDIAGLSSISQAVPVSFVLTLTK; from the coding sequence ATGAAAAAATGGATAGGAATTGCAGCATTATCGACGCTGGTTAGTTTTAGCTGTGCGGCCCAGTGGCAAGTAATGGAGCAGGACTCTCGAGTCAGCTTCGTGTCGGTAAAAAAGGGTGATATCGCTGAGGTTCATCACTTTAAGCAACTCAATGGTGTCCTTAAGGATAATGGTCAATTTGAATTAACCATTCCCCTGATGAGTGTGGCGACCGGTATCGATGTGCGCGATGAGCGTATGCAAAACCTGTTGTTTGAAGTGTCCTTGTATCCCGAGTTGAAGTTAAGCTCGCAGGTGGATACCAAGATGTTGAAAGATCTAGCCGTTGGTGAGACTAAAGTTGCCGACATCGATGGGAAAATTTCCCTCCATGGAAAGCAACAAACGAAAACTTTTTCGGTAATTTTAACCAAAGTATCTGATAATAAACTGATGGTTAGCAGTTTTCAGCCGATAATAGTCAATGCTAACGAGTTCGATTTGGTCTCGGGTGTGGATAAATTGCGTGATATTGCAGGTTTATCTAGTATTAGCCAAGCCGTTCCTGTGTCGTTTGTACTAACCTTAACAAAGTAA
- a CDS encoding DUF3802 family protein has protein sequence MVTDKDGYMHLIQYLTEHLGLFETPDTQNVSDDTVMELFEEQLSAQIIMVCGQNPSLSFAERNTIIREVDAIVYDLEEILASVANHRATPEQTLFITEFSGLIKNLFDQEISKIQVHV, from the coding sequence ATGGTCACAGATAAAGACGGTTACATGCATTTGATCCAGTATTTGACTGAGCATCTTGGCTTGTTCGAAACGCCCGATACCCAAAATGTGTCCGACGATACTGTGATGGAGTTGTTCGAAGAGCAATTATCCGCACAGATTATTATGGTCTGCGGCCAAAATCCTTCCCTCTCTTTTGCCGAACGAAACACTATTATCCGTGAGGTCGATGCGATTGTGTACGATCTTGAGGAAATCTTAGCCTCAGTGGCGAATCATAGAGCCACGCCAGAGCAAACGCTGTTTATCACCGAGTTTTCTGGCCTTATTAAGAATTTATTCGATCAAGAAATCTCGAAAATCCAAGTTCATGTGTAA